A window of the Pyrodictium abyssi genome harbors these coding sequences:
- a CDS encoding flippase-like domain-containing protein, which produces MEALGWIRGSLRVLAEADAAYILLALLLYLASVLIYAVRWVIVLQRAGVRLRLWDSMAAYLASILVNNITPSARAGGELMRILYAYVKTGAPLVKLLNTVAFERICESIPVIALAVVSIAEALLSGDRPLGVFLGFALIVIATIVGVKYWDRILAVAAKRLGFDDQLDTEASVRRLISDRGLFATTIALSALVWVFDVLRLYAAALAVGWEAPLLRFALASVMYLVVGILAITPGGLGIVEGGLTAVFVALGAEPSVALALVMIERLISYGFASLIGLLVVVIGGGPQAWTLLKSRWRRTGFTPR; this is translated from the coding sequence CTGGAGGCACTAGGCTGGATCCGGGGCTCCCTCAGGGTCCTCGCCGAGGCTGATGCAGCGTATATCTTGCTTGCATTACTACTCTACCTCGCGTCTGTTCTCATATACGCTGTCCGCTGGGTGATTGTGCTCCAGCGGGCCGGGGTGAGGCTACGGCTCTGGGACTCCATGGCGGCGTATCTGGCGTCTATACTGGTTAACAATATCACTCCGAGCGCCCGGGCTGGCGGCGAACTCATGAGGATACTATACGCTTATGTGAAGACGGGCGCGCCGCTGGTAAAGCTGCTCAATACCGTAGCGTTCGAGCGCATATGTGAATCCATACCAGTTATAGCGTTAGCTGTTGTATCTATTGCTGAGGCACTCCTCTCGGGTGATAGGCCTCTCGGTGTGTTCCTCGGGTTTGCGCTGATAGTCATAGCCACTATAGTTGGCGTGAAGTACTGGGATAGAATACTTGCCGTAGCGGCTAAGAGGCTCGGCTTCGACGACCAGTTGGACACAGAGGCTTCGGTTAGAAGGCTCATAAGCGATAGAGGCCTCTTTGCCACTACTATCGCTCTTAGCGCTCTGGTGTGGGTATTTGACGTTCTTAGGCTGTACGCAGCTGCGCTAGCTGTTGGCTGGGAAGCGCCACTACTCCGCTTCGCCCTAGCATCGGTGATGTACCTCGTTGTCGGCATACTAGCTATCACCCCCGGTGGCCTTGGCATAGTAGAGGGTGGGCTTACAGCGGTCTTCGTGGCTCTAGGTGCTGAGCCTAGTGTGGCTCTTGCTCTAGTCATGATAGAGAGACTTATCTCCTATGGTTTCGCATCGCTAATTGGACTCCTCGTGGTGGTTATCGGCGGAGGCCCGCAGGCTTGGACTCTCTTAAAATCGCGCTGGCGTCGGACTGGTTTTACCCCAAGGTAG
- the nucS gene encoding endonuclease NucS — MASVRYIVDPDLAAGYDFINSAIVQRDLLVVAARCSVVYEGRGASRLGEGDRLIIVKPDGAVLVHRPTGYSPVNWQPDSHVITVERQDNSILFRSVRKRPREVLEVTISKVYFAIAVHGLVDDAEFIEYLDEGEIADYLARHPEVVEEGLRIIRRERPLESGYADMVAVDSEGRYVVIEVKRVTAGLEAVKQLHRYVENFRKANPEAKVRGILAAPAITKDALSLLTSLGLEYRHIDVAKLYREAKREKRRGGAASLLEFIKR; from the coding sequence ATGGCGTCGGTTAGGTACATTGTTGACCCAGACCTAGCTGCTGGCTACGACTTCATCAACTCTGCTATTGTGCAGCGCGACCTGTTAGTAGTTGCTGCTAGGTGCAGCGTGGTCTATGAGGGGCGTGGAGCAAGTAGGCTTGGCGAGGGTGACCGCCTCATAATAGTCAAGCCGGATGGTGCTGTACTAGTCCATAGGCCTACTGGGTATTCTCCTGTAAACTGGCAGCCGGATAGCCATGTGATAACCGTTGAACGGCAGGACAATTCAATATTGTTCCGGAGTGTGAGAAAGAGGCCGAGAGAAGTCCTCGAGGTAACAATATCCAAAGTATACTTCGCCATCGCCGTGCACGGGCTCGTAGACGATGCAGAGTTCATAGAGTACCTCGATGAGGGAGAGATAGCCGACTATCTTGCACGCCATCCAGAGGTTGTAGAGGAGGGTCTAAGGATTATTAGGAGGGAGCGACCTTTAGAAAGCGGCTACGCGGACATGGTGGCCGTGGATTCCGAGGGCCGCTACGTAGTGATAGAGGTTAAGCGCGTCACAGCGGGGCTTGAAGCAGTCAAACAGCTCCATAGATACGTAGAGAACTTCCGCAAGGCCAACCCAGAGGCCAAGGTTAGAGGAATTCTGGCCGCGCCAGCGATAACCAAGGACGCTCTCTCACTACTCACTAGCCTCGGCCTGGAGTACCGCCACATAGATGTTGCAAAGCTGTATCGTGAAGCTAAGCGCGAGAAACGCCGCGGTGGCGCCGCCTCGTTACTCGAGTTCATTAAGCGCTAA
- a CDS encoding 4Fe-4S binding protein: MPPRSGLARRLWLTIRGVPPRGRYTVARRLMQIIVLSLFTTQLLVSGAIIAGSLASSRIFNTIPMMDVFAWLEQTAATRSPTFESVIAVLVVFTLYSVLGRFFCGWVCPMDLVFSLFERKLSGPRAAPLTRPHSAGRVETAIPLVMMAIYLVLSVLLGQPFFTTVSPVAGMTKLGSTLVGVIYNIPGAAIGLVMAWATITGFALIVNIIAEYVFGVKRLWCRFICPIGNTYGYVMNRYSPLRIKVTSVEKCKGCNLCSMACPMSIDLLEYIQSGRDVSDYRCFKCGRCIEACPHGVLKLGFSIKRSKDKQ, from the coding sequence ATGCCTCCACGCAGTGGTCTTGCCCGCAGGCTCTGGCTCACTATTCGCGGTGTACCGCCCCGTGGCAGGTATACCGTGGCTAGAAGGTTGATGCAGATAATAGTACTAAGCTTGTTTACAACTCAGCTACTAGTCTCGGGGGCAATCATTGCAGGCAGCCTCGCCTCGAGCAGGATATTCAACACGATACCCATGATGGATGTGTTCGCCTGGCTAGAACAAACAGCTGCAACACGCAGTCCGACATTCGAATCCGTTATAGCTGTACTAGTAGTGTTCACGCTCTACAGCGTCCTGGGACGCTTCTTCTGCGGCTGGGTCTGCCCAATGGACCTAGTCTTTAGCCTATTTGAACGCAAGCTCTCGGGCCCAAGAGCGGCACCTCTAACAAGACCGCATAGCGCAGGACGTGTAGAGACGGCTATACCACTAGTGATGATGGCTATATACCTCGTGCTATCAGTGCTACTAGGCCAGCCATTCTTCACTACAGTATCGCCGGTAGCGGGCATGACGAAGCTAGGCTCTACGCTTGTCGGCGTGATCTATAATATCCCTGGGGCTGCAATAGGGCTGGTCATGGCCTGGGCCACTATTACAGGGTTCGCTCTCATAGTAAACATAATAGCAGAGTATGTATTCGGCGTGAAGAGGCTCTGGTGCCGGTTCATCTGCCCTATAGGCAACACGTATGGTTACGTAATGAACCGCTATAGCCCTCTCCGCATAAAGGTGACAAGTGTAGAGAAGTGTAAGGGCTGTAACCTCTGTAGCATGGCATGTCCGATGAGCATAGACCTCCTGGAATACATACAGAGCGGAAGAGACGTTAGCGACTATAGGTGCTTCAAGTGCGGTCGCTGCATCGAGGCATGTCCGCATGGTGTGCTAAAGCTAGGCTTCAGCATCAAGAGAAGCAAAGACAAGCAGTAG
- a CDS encoding M28 family peptidase, translated as MALHQVLQEASRAIDGLRAFELVSLLSRLHRIQGGSEVAIAAEHVAQLLGELGIETRLETFRGPLGLYEHWGFWEPRGWQLYSAVLERRRSDGSWETVASSHETPLIAVVHSPPGSVEGEARLVGSPDSYQGEPVPVVSSLAWEAYYRLVEAGADAVIAFHEGPGVRYWGLYPPFFQEPPSAPAVSIEREKALRLNRERVRIRVEAEYHTMPETPVLLARVGGDGGPVVLLVAHICHPRPGAHDNASGVAVLVEVMAALKAVESRLRDAGVSVIAVAAPEWTGLAAAFTQGLLEPSGIIAALSIDMVGARLGSTGGVLHLIGSPPPLVSPLDPALDAAIAASVEGPYTGLKSYEWGSDHDVAIGMGVPSSLLNEWPDRYYHTSLDTPDNLSPQRLAATARAIAGAIVALGERLEYAIEAAKASTSLYIYRALLSDMAVEGNAREAAVKLAEYSRAYLDSIRRAMKRGEQEQPWSRDIDAVVRPPITRTYLYLRGGEAGKKILELGDRERSGVKAMMTIAAATGSMEIAKLYYQMKTGRQPSEELVELVERMLAMGRG; from the coding sequence ATGGCTCTACACCAGGTACTCCAGGAAGCCTCTAGAGCGATTGACGGACTCCGAGCCTTCGAGCTTGTTTCGCTCCTCTCGAGGTTGCACCGTATCCAGGGCGGCAGCGAGGTAGCAATAGCTGCTGAGCATGTAGCCCAGCTTCTGGGGGAACTAGGCATAGAGACTAGGCTGGAGACTTTCCGGGGTCCTCTAGGACTCTACGAGCATTGGGGCTTCTGGGAGCCTAGGGGCTGGCAGCTCTACTCGGCTGTGCTGGAGAGGAGGCGGAGTGACGGAAGTTGGGAAACAGTCGCGTCGAGCCATGAGACCCCCCTCATAGCTGTCGTGCATTCTCCGCCGGGTAGTGTGGAGGGAGAGGCTAGGCTAGTGGGCAGCCCCGATAGCTACCAGGGCGAGCCAGTGCCGGTGGTGTCTAGCCTGGCATGGGAGGCGTACTACCGCCTCGTTGAGGCCGGCGCAGATGCAGTAATAGCGTTCCACGAGGGGCCGGGCGTCAGGTACTGGGGCCTCTACCCTCCGTTCTTCCAGGAGCCGCCAAGCGCGCCAGCGGTGAGTATCGAACGGGAGAAAGCGCTCCGTCTAAACCGCGAGAGAGTCAGGATACGCGTAGAAGCCGAGTACCACACAATGCCGGAGACGCCGGTGCTGCTAGCCCGCGTTGGAGGCGATGGCGGCCCTGTGGTGCTGCTGGTAGCCCATATTTGTCATCCAAGACCTGGCGCGCATGATAACGCTAGTGGCGTCGCTGTGCTCGTCGAGGTAATGGCAGCGCTCAAGGCTGTAGAGAGCCGGCTAAGAGACGCGGGGGTCTCGGTTATAGCGGTCGCAGCGCCCGAGTGGACGGGGCTTGCAGCAGCCTTTACCCAGGGCCTGCTAGAGCCCTCAGGCATCATAGCCGCGCTGAGCATAGACATGGTTGGCGCGCGGCTAGGCTCTACGGGTGGGGTACTCCACCTCATAGGGAGCCCGCCCCCGCTAGTGTCTCCGCTAGACCCGGCGCTAGACGCGGCTATCGCAGCGAGCGTAGAGGGGCCCTATACCGGTCTAAAGAGCTACGAGTGGGGAAGCGACCATGACGTAGCAATAGGGATGGGTGTGCCGAGCTCGCTGCTCAATGAGTGGCCCGACCGGTACTACCACACAAGCCTCGACACGCCAGACAACCTGTCGCCGCAACGGCTGGCAGCTACAGCCAGGGCTATAGCCGGTGCCATAGTAGCTCTCGGAGAGAGGCTAGAATATGCAATAGAGGCGGCAAAGGCCAGCACCAGCCTCTACATCTACAGGGCGCTGCTATCCGACATGGCTGTGGAAGGCAACGCCCGGGAGGCAGCCGTCAAGCTAGCAGAGTACTCCAGAGCGTACCTCGACTCCATCCGTCGCGCCATGAAGAGAGGTGAGCAGGAGCAGCCGTGGAGCCGCGACATAGATGCCGTGGTTAGGCCGCCCATAACCCGGACTTACCTCTACCTGCGCGGCGGCGAGGCTGGCAAGAAGATACTAGAGCTCGGGGATCGGGAGAGGAGCGGGGTCAAGGCTATGATGACTATCGCCGCGGCTACTGGTAGCATGGAGATAGCTAAGCTATACTACCAGATGAAGACCGGTAGGCAGCCTAGCGAAGAGCTAGTAGAACTCGTAGAGAGGATGCTAGCCATGGGCCGCGGCTAG
- a CDS encoding glycosyltransferase family 4 protein, whose product MDSLKIALASDWFYPKVGGIETHIHELALALQRMGHEPHVFTHDYRVLKPYRDSFPYPVHRLRGTFYLKSAHISLGAGSLIEANRIYKEVGFDITHIHSIYSPLAIAIANLSRGIRGVPVVATNHSLFSWRYSTIPIVYILRRLLRRVDAYIAVSRKVAKDSRKLLNVNGHPVYIVPNAVDPSFWRPHEAEERNRARRRLGIPEDRFTVVAVGRFTRRKRMHVVPRIVEEAARRAGKRLHVVIVGDGPLAGLVREEARRYSRYTSIDIIGFVERQRLREIYWAADVAIVPARLEAFSIAALESMACGVPVIGFRESGVSDAIADGVTGFLVDSDEEAAARIAELALDDDLHARLSQNAPLHVARHFSWDRVVQSILEIYRATIDAASGSDKRYLLYRLWRWIKG is encoded by the coding sequence TTGGACTCTCTTAAAATCGCGCTGGCGTCGGACTGGTTTTACCCCAAGGTAGGCGGCATAGAGACCCACATACACGAGCTGGCACTTGCTCTACAGAGGATGGGGCATGAGCCCCACGTCTTTACCCACGATTATAGGGTGCTTAAACCTTACCGGGACTCCTTCCCTTACCCGGTCCACAGGCTTAGAGGGACATTCTACCTAAAGTCGGCCCATATAAGCCTTGGCGCTGGCTCGCTCATAGAAGCCAACCGTATATACAAGGAGGTTGGCTTCGACATTACGCATATCCACAGCATATACTCTCCCCTGGCTATAGCTATAGCCAACCTTTCTAGAGGTATACGTGGCGTGCCAGTCGTAGCCACAAATCATTCGCTTTTTAGCTGGCGCTACTCGACGATCCCTATAGTCTACATTCTTCGCCGCCTTCTTAGGCGCGTAGACGCCTACATAGCGGTAAGCCGTAAGGTAGCCAAAGACTCTCGAAAGCTCCTCAACGTTAACGGCCACCCAGTCTACATTGTCCCGAATGCCGTTGACCCGTCTTTCTGGAGGCCCCATGAAGCCGAGGAAAGGAACAGGGCCCGGAGGAGGCTAGGGATACCCGAAGACCGGTTCACGGTAGTGGCTGTTGGGAGGTTCACAAGGCGTAAGAGGATGCACGTCGTGCCTAGGATAGTCGAGGAGGCCGCCAGACGCGCCGGGAAGCGTCTCCACGTAGTCATAGTCGGAGATGGGCCGTTAGCAGGCCTCGTCAGGGAGGAGGCACGTAGATACTCCCGTTATACGAGTATAGATATCATTGGCTTCGTTGAGAGGCAACGTCTGCGCGAGATATACTGGGCTGCCGACGTCGCTATAGTGCCTGCCCGGCTTGAGGCTTTCTCTATAGCTGCTCTCGAGTCCATGGCGTGTGGTGTCCCGGTTATCGGCTTCCGGGAGAGCGGTGTAAGCGATGCCATAGCCGACGGGGTTACAGGGTTCCTTGTGGATAGTGATGAGGAGGCTGCGGCCAGGATAGCGGAGCTAGCTCTCGACGACGATCTACATGCAAGACTATCGCAGAATGCCCCGCTACACGTGGCAAGGCACTTCTCGTGGGATAGGGTGGTTCAGAGCATACTGGAGATATACCGTGCCACGATAGACGCTGCCTCCGGGAGCGATAAGCGTTATCTCCTATACAGGCTGTGGCGGTGGATTAAGGGTTGA
- the rqcH gene encoding ribosome rescue protein RqcH — protein sequence MIKRKRSMTSFDVAAVVQELSQLQGLRLNNIYHVGEVILLRLKGPGRDARVAIVPGERIHITSFDVSDKGMPPPFIMGIRKHIRGASLVEVRQHGFDRIVEMVFENSGRRYKLIAEILPRGVAVLVDENGRILQLDEQRVMKDRVLKRGASYVPPPGSSLHPLELSVEHVASAVENDGEAVRVLSRALGYPGEVVEEALARLGVEPSDSTAALQGREEELVKTIRAIYMEAVGPGAYILYDEKDSPLTVVPFEPRGLVERYRLRTVAKQSISEALDQYFVEELRRLEADAATREIEAERRKLLASLEKARQNLSELEDKLKTLEKRAQLLAEHMAEAYEALECARRLRETSGWEHIPGNCPHVVDVQPSRGVLVLQLGDGLVEVDIRSDPSRLIVEIYRRVGEVRAKIERGRQAVKEVEQKLAELEKKALMKAKKARAVVRRREWYERYHWLITSNGLLAIGGRDASQNESVVKRYLNDKRIFMHADIHGAPAVVLFAEGREPPEEDLHEAALLTAAYSKAWKAGVGSVDVYWVWGSQVSKSPPPGEYLARGAFMVYGKRNYIRNVELKLAVGVGSEDGAPVVIVGPADLVRRRSLVYAVLVPGDEDPSKLAQRLKRLLANKAAEEYRPIIEALRHDEIRERLPGRSRIVYIGRGEAVEPPRPLRVLRGEESPEA from the coding sequence TTGATAAAGCGGAAGCGCTCAATGACGAGCTTCGACGTGGCGGCTGTGGTGCAGGAGCTAAGCCAGCTCCAGGGCCTCAGGCTTAACAACATATACCATGTCGGAGAAGTGATACTACTCCGACTCAAGGGGCCTGGAAGAGACGCAAGAGTCGCGATAGTTCCTGGCGAACGTATACACATCACTTCCTTCGATGTCAGCGATAAGGGTATGCCACCACCCTTCATAATGGGTATAAGAAAGCATATACGTGGCGCAAGCCTCGTAGAGGTCAGGCAACACGGCTTCGACAGGATAGTAGAGATGGTTTTTGAGAACAGCGGCCGCCGGTACAAGCTCATAGCCGAGATTCTCCCCCGCGGCGTAGCGGTGCTCGTAGACGAGAACGGGAGAATTCTCCAGCTCGACGAGCAACGGGTCATGAAGGATAGAGTGCTAAAGCGTGGCGCCAGCTACGTCCCGCCGCCAGGCTCGAGTCTCCACCCCCTAGAACTAAGCGTAGAACATGTAGCCAGCGCTGTAGAGAACGATGGTGAGGCGGTACGCGTCCTCTCTAGAGCCCTTGGCTACCCCGGCGAGGTGGTCGAGGAGGCGCTGGCAAGACTCGGCGTAGAGCCCTCAGATAGCACAGCAGCCCTCCAGGGGCGTGAAGAAGAACTCGTTAAAACAATCCGGGCTATATACATGGAGGCGGTAGGGCCTGGAGCCTACATCCTCTACGACGAGAAGGACTCGCCGCTAACAGTAGTGCCTTTTGAGCCTAGAGGGCTCGTAGAACGGTACAGGCTGAGGACTGTAGCAAAACAGAGTATTAGCGAAGCGCTGGACCAGTACTTCGTCGAGGAGCTCCGGAGGCTAGAGGCAGACGCAGCAACACGGGAGATAGAGGCCGAGCGCAGAAAGCTGCTAGCCTCCCTAGAGAAGGCTAGGCAAAACCTCAGCGAGCTAGAAGACAAGCTAAAGACCCTCGAGAAGAGAGCCCAGCTGCTCGCAGAACACATGGCAGAGGCTTACGAGGCTCTAGAGTGTGCTAGGAGGCTCAGAGAAACAAGTGGCTGGGAACACATACCGGGTAACTGCCCACATGTGGTTGATGTGCAGCCGTCCCGTGGCGTACTAGTTCTGCAGCTCGGAGATGGGCTGGTAGAGGTCGACATTAGGAGCGACCCGAGCCGCCTCATTGTAGAGATCTACCGCCGGGTAGGCGAGGTACGCGCAAAGATAGAGCGGGGCCGCCAGGCAGTCAAGGAGGTCGAGCAAAAGCTAGCAGAGCTAGAGAAGAAGGCACTAATGAAAGCGAAGAAGGCGCGCGCAGTTGTGAGGCGCCGCGAGTGGTACGAGCGATACCACTGGCTCATCACGAGCAACGGGTTGCTGGCCATAGGCGGGCGGGATGCAAGCCAGAACGAGTCAGTTGTCAAGAGATACCTTAACGACAAGAGGATATTCATGCACGCGGATATACATGGAGCGCCGGCAGTTGTACTGTTCGCGGAGGGCCGAGAACCCCCGGAGGAAGACCTACATGAGGCAGCCCTGCTCACAGCAGCGTACTCAAAGGCCTGGAAAGCTGGTGTGGGCTCCGTAGACGTCTACTGGGTCTGGGGCAGCCAGGTCTCGAAGTCGCCGCCGCCTGGCGAGTACCTGGCCCGCGGAGCCTTCATGGTGTATGGTAAGAGGAACTATATACGCAACGTGGAGCTAAAGCTCGCGGTTGGTGTAGGATCAGAGGATGGGGCTCCCGTAGTCATAGTAGGGCCGGCAGATCTCGTCCGTAGACGCAGCCTAGTATACGCCGTCCTTGTGCCAGGGGATGAGGACCCGTCAAAGCTTGCCCAGCGCCTGAAGAGGCTGCTTGCCAACAAGGCTGCAGAGGAGTACAGGCCTATAATAGAGGCGCTGAGGCACGACGAGATTAGAGAGAGGCTGCCGGGCCGGTCGAGAATAGTGTACATCGGCCGGGGTGAAGCCGTTGAGCCACCGAGACCCCTTAGAGTCCTACGTGGAGAAGAGAGTCCAGAAGCTTAA
- a CDS encoding SAM-dependent methyltransferase: MAKPLIVIEHLEDHVSRWLMLEYRHAKSLANNRLVFTNGREYCGKLAEIAPCYRESILDLEGILYTERGRVIILDPSADRLLDPEEAARADAIVVGGILGDHPPRRRTWEMLTSRAEGMLARSLGPQQLSIDGAVYVALKALQGVHPSSVPLVHNPRVEIPLDDLVSVEVELPFSYPLVGGRPLFAPGLEELLARGLGYEEARELE; the protein is encoded by the coding sequence GTGGCGAAGCCGCTAATAGTGATAGAGCATCTTGAGGATCACGTCTCACGCTGGCTAATGCTGGAATACCGGCACGCGAAGAGCTTAGCTAACAACCGCCTCGTATTCACAAACGGCAGAGAGTACTGCGGCAAGCTAGCAGAGATAGCCCCCTGCTACCGTGAGAGCATCCTTGACCTCGAAGGCATACTCTATACAGAGCGCGGCCGCGTGATAATTCTCGACCCTTCGGCTGACAGGCTGTTAGACCCCGAGGAAGCTGCTAGAGCCGACGCCATAGTTGTCGGAGGCATCCTCGGCGATCATCCGCCGCGCCGCCGCACGTGGGAGATGCTGACTAGCCGGGCTGAGGGTATGCTAGCGCGTAGCCTAGGCCCACAACAGCTGAGCATAGACGGCGCCGTCTACGTCGCGTTAAAGGCGCTGCAGGGGGTGCATCCCTCTAGCGTGCCGCTTGTACACAACCCTCGCGTCGAGATCCCGCTTGACGACCTAGTGTCTGTTGAGGTAGAGCTGCCCTTCTCCTACCCTCTCGTGGGTGGGCGGCCTCTCTTCGCGCCAGGTCTCGAGGAGCTTTTGGCGCGTGGGCTCGGCTATGAGGAGGCACGGGAGCTAGAATAG
- a CDS encoding polysaccharide deacetylase family protein, translated as MTPRIAVLSFDVEQDCPPYLASTRGMGEGLPRILDVLSEEGVKATFFFTAEMARKFPGLVRRVVDEGHELGSHGYMHERLDKLGFSEARRLLEKATKELRRYGDTRSFRAPNLQLPDELLPVLVELGYAVDSSLARYKPPFPRGVRVAGGLVRLPVSVTSSVLRLPWRLQRLIHSALAPPLVYFSHPWEYVDMRSAPIRLDCRFNTGDTALNLLRRLIRFLRGKGYAVTTVCEAARRLGYSVEC; from the coding sequence TTGACGCCGAGAATAGCTGTGTTGAGCTTTGATGTTGAGCAGGATTGCCCGCCCTATCTGGCTTCTACCCGGGGCATGGGGGAGGGGCTGCCGCGCATCCTAGACGTGCTCTCCGAGGAGGGCGTTAAGGCCACGTTCTTCTTCACCGCGGAGATGGCGAGGAAGTTTCCCGGCCTAGTCCGCCGGGTTGTCGACGAGGGGCACGAGCTCGGGTCCCATGGCTATATGCACGAGCGTCTTGACAAGCTCGGCTTCTCTGAGGCTCGTCGCCTCCTGGAGAAGGCTACTAAGGAGCTACGTAGGTATGGCGATACACGTTCCTTCCGTGCACCAAATCTACAGCTTCCCGACGAGCTATTACCAGTACTCGTGGAGCTAGGCTACGCTGTGGACTCTTCCCTAGCCAGGTACAAGCCGCCGTTCCCGCGAGGAGTGCGGGTGGCTGGAGGGCTCGTGCGCCTGCCAGTCTCCGTTACCTCTTCGGTGCTACGTCTACCCTGGCGGCTGCAGCGGCTTATCCACAGCGCGTTAGCGCCGCCATTGGTGTACTTCTCTCATCCCTGGGAGTACGTTGACATGCGTAGTGCTCCTATCCGGCTCGACTGCCGCTTTAATACTGGGGATACCGCCCTGAACCTCTTAAGGAGGCTGATACGTTTCCTACGCGGAAAAGGCTATGCTGTTACCACCGTCTGCGAGGCGGCTAGGCGGCTAGGCTATAGCGTTGAGTGCTAG
- a CDS encoding 4Fe-4S dicluster domain-containing protein produces the protein MNRRTERRGITRREFINAGIVIAAATALASSRLLVVGVSADSGGPVGGGEYYEPFFIEGDNERIMYYEALGFVVDVDGRKCVANPLLPGKCMVYTKQYYDDRFVLLPPGATEDFYGRCIRCGLCYFACHYMGYNAIKLAGLSRGLRELGAPIVDDMMKYPCTLCMECTKVCPTGALEEIPKEEVKMGIALIDPDLCWAWNSGDCKSCAKACPFGSEVFEFTYNEWGVHTKVNPEKCKGCGLCIPACPIGGSAIHVLPVDEYERRVKNYKNTDMSYEEYLKLILETERTDPFKATWRTAINTDYILNVRGLEEEKIETELGTSSTGMKPASNNKQ, from the coding sequence ATGAATAGGAGAACGGAAAGACGTGGCATTACGCGTAGAGAATTCATTAATGCAGGTATAGTGATTGCTGCTGCTACGGCTCTGGCTTCTTCAAGGCTGCTAGTAGTGGGTGTTTCAGCGGATTCTGGTGGTCCTGTTGGAGGCGGCGAATACTATGAGCCATTCTTCATAGAGGGTGATAATGAGCGTATCATGTATTATGAGGCTTTGGGCTTCGTGGTCGATGTTGATGGTAGGAAGTGTGTAGCCAACCCCCTCTTACCGGGCAAGTGTATGGTGTACACGAAGCAGTACTACGATGATAGGTTTGTACTCTTACCGCCAGGCGCTACGGAAGACTTCTATGGCCGGTGCATTCGCTGTGGTTTGTGCTACTTTGCGTGCCACTATATGGGGTATAATGCGATAAAGCTAGCCGGGCTTAGTAGGGGTCTCCGCGAGCTCGGTGCACCTATAGTCGATGATATGATGAAATATCCGTGTACTCTGTGTATGGAGTGTACTAAGGTGTGTCCGACGGGGGCGCTTGAGGAGATACCTAAGGAAGAAGTGAAAATGGGTATAGCTCTCATAGACCCGGACCTCTGCTGGGCATGGAATAGTGGTGACTGTAAGAGCTGTGCTAAGGCGTGTCCCTTCGGCTCAGAAGTATTCGAATTCACGTATAACGAGTGGGGCGTTCACACGAAAGTGAACCCGGAGAAGTGTAAAGGGTGTGGTCTCTGTATACCTGCATGTCCTATAGGTGGCTCCGCCATACATGTGCTTCCTGTTGACGAGTATGAGCGTAGGGTAAAGAACTACAAGAACACTGACATGAGCTACGAGGAATATCTCAAACTGATACTCGAGACGGAGCGCACCGACCCGTTTAAGGCTACATGGAGGACGGCGATAAACACGGACTACATCTTGAATGTTAGGGGCTTGGAGGAGGAGAAGATCGAGACCGAGCTGGGCACTAGCAGTACAGGCATGAAACCAGCCAGCAACAATAAACAATAA
- a CDS encoding winged helix-turn-helix transcriptional regulator, translated as MPSACGRSAGPDEMDKAILRALKEIGGPAKPKDIAEKAGLDARRVAAKMRKLVRLGLVERSEEGLYSITDNGLKLIEGQG; from the coding sequence ATGCCCTCGGCTTGTGGTAGGTCAGCTGGCCCCGACGAGATGGACAAGGCTATACTCCGCGCGCTCAAGGAGATAGGTGGTCCAGCAAAGCCCAAGGACATAGCTGAGAAGGCTGGGCTTGACGCCCGCAGAGTAGCAGCTAAGATGAGGAAGCTAGTCCGGCTAGGCCTAGTAGAGCGCAGTGAAGAAGGGCTCTACAGCATTACGGACAACGGGTTAAAGCTCATCGAAGGACAGGGCTGA
- a CDS encoding 30S ribosomal protein S25e, with translation MSERSGREYTAFVPEGLYKRISREIKKEKFVTPYMVAEKYNMTVSLAKQVLRRLEKEGIVELYAPNRRAPIYIVKAGQ, from the coding sequence GTGTCCGAGCGCAGCGGCCGCGAGTATACTGCATTCGTCCCCGAGGGGCTCTATAAGAGGATAAGCAGAGAGATAAAGAAGGAGAAGTTCGTTACACCGTACATGGTCGCAGAGAAGTACAACATGACAGTAAGCCTGGCCAAGCAGGTTCTGCGCAGACTCGAAAAGGAAGGCATAGTCGAGCTGTACGCTCCCAACAGGAGGGCACCAATCTATATAGTTAAAGCTGGCCAGTAA